The proteins below come from a single Eucalyptus grandis isolate ANBG69807.140 chromosome 3, ASM1654582v1, whole genome shotgun sequence genomic window:
- the LOC104428788 gene encoding glutamate receptor 2.1 yields MIPPRTSFDAEKLLFLALSLFPIVVTLSDGTHPAVAQGSNNSNPTTIAVNVGVILDLETQVGQMGLTCINMSLSDFYSSNPSYKTRLVLNVRDSKRDEVATAAAALDLIKNKQVQAIIGPQGSAQADFLIHLGDKSHVPIVSFSATSPALSSLRSPYFLRAAQIDSSQVNAISAVIQAFGWKEVVLIYVDNEFGAGIIPSLTIALEEVNTRVPYRSPISPSATDDQILQELYKLMTMQTRVFIVHVLPTLGSRLFAKANEVGMMREGYVWIMTNGITDLLSSVDSSIVASSMQGVLGIKTYIPDTRNLDNFMVRWRMKFQRENPSVHNPTLNIFGYRAYDAAWALAMAVEEMGATNFTYQMLNASTDTTDLDKCGVSQNGQKLLQELADMTFAGLTGNFRLIDGQLESTVFQIVNINGNAARGIGFWTLENGLVRDLYSFSTSKYSTNIGSIIWPGDSTSVPKGWEIPTNGKRLKILVPVSDSFFQFVTVTRDPITNTFQVTGYCIDIFQAVIEKLPYAVAYDFIPFASTDGRTAGSAYNDMIDQVFYKNYDAVVGDTTIIANRSLYIDFTLPYTESGVAMLVPYKDRKNKNAWVFLKPLTWDLWLTTGCFFVFIALVVWILEHQINEEFRGPAAHQVGTSFWFSFSIMVFAQRERVFSNLTRFVVIVWFFVVLILTQSYTASLSSLLVVQNLQPTMANIDQLLKSGEKVGFQHGSFVYGMLKQMKFDDSRLIYYQSPEECNTLLSKGSAKGGIAAAFDEIPYIKLVYSQYCNKYTMIPTFKTAGFGFIFPKGSPLVPDISQAILNITEGPKMIEIENTWFPSKSNCLDSTNSISSNSLDLDSFWGLFLIAGAAAILPLFIFMVMFVKKSWHEVTSSSGSLQEKIVALGRRFYQRDLNPYTSREAKDRNTNDGGNEAVETSENTNFPLSPSRDFSKNDDINNEQGTLSTEQGLSNHVDEGCPT; encoded by the exons ATGATTCCTCCAAGAACCTCGTTCGATGCTGAAAAGCTCCTATTTTTGGCTCTCTCCCTTTTCCCGATTGTCGTCACCTTGAGCGATGGCACTCACCCAGCAGTGGCGCAGGGCAGCAACAACAGCAATCCAACAACGATCGCGGTGAACGTTGGGGTGATCCTTGATCTGGAGACGCAGGTGGGTCAGATGGGATTGACCTGCATTAACATGTCACTCTCTGATTTTTATAGTTCCAACCCTTCCTACAAGACTAGGCTCGTCCTCAACGTTAGAGACTCCAAACGAGATGAGGTTGCCACCGCTGctgcag CACTTGATCTGATAAAGAATAAGCAAGTCCAAGCCATAATAGGCCCTCAAGGTTCAGCGCAAGCAGACTTCCTCATTCACCTCGGAGACAAATCTCATGTGCCCATCGTCTCTTTTTCTGCCACTAGTCCTGCCCTTAGTTCTCTTCGGAGTCCATACTTCCTTCGAGCCGCGCAAATTGACTCGTCCCAAGTGAATGCCATAAGCGCAGTCATTCAAGCTTTTGGCTGGAAAGAAGTGGTCCTCATATATGTGGACAACGAGTTCGGAGCAGGCATTATACCTTCTCTTACCATAGCTTTGGAAGAAGTCAACACGCGAGTGCCCTATAGGAGCCCCATTTCTCCTTCAGCCACGGACGATCAAATCCTGCAGGAACTCTACAAATTAATGACGATGCAAACAAGGGTCTTCATCGTGCACGTGTTACCTACCCTTGGTTCTCGGCTATTTGCCAAAGCAAACGAGGTGGGAATGATGAGAGAAGGTTATGTGTGGATCATGACTAATGGAATCACCGACCTACTGAGTTCTGTGGATTCATCTATTGTCGCTAGTTCGATGCAAGGAGTACTGGGCATCAAGACTTATATCCCGGACACACGAAACCTAGACAACTTCATGGTCCGATGGAGGATGAAATTCCAACGAGAGAATCCTTCCGTCCATAAtcctacattgaacattttcggATACCGGGCTTATGACGCTGCTTGGGCTTTGGCAATGGCCGTTGAGGAAATGGGTGCGACGAATTTTACCTACCAGATGTTGAATGCTTCGACAGATACAACAGATCTCGACAAGTGTGGGGTCTCTCAAAATGGTCAGAAACTTCTCCAAGAACTAGCCGATATGACATTCGCAGGCCTCACTGGAAATTTTAGACTCATCGATGGGCAGCTAGAGTCGACTGTGTTCCAAATCGTTAATATCAATGGAAATGCAGCAAGAGGGATTGGGTTTTGGACGCTAGAAAATGGGCTGGTAAGAGATTTGTATTCATTCAGCACAAGCAAATATTCCACTAATATCGGATCAATAATATGGCCAGGAGATTCAACCTCTGTTCCTAAGGGATGGGAGATTCCCACAAATGGGAAGAGGTTGAAAATTTTAGTCCCCGTGAGCGAcagtttctttcaatttgtgACCGTGACTCGAGATCCAATCACAAATACATTCCAAGTCACCGGATACTGCATTGACATCTTTCAAGCCGTCATTGAAAAATTGCCTTATGCTGTGGCTTATGACTTTATTCCATTTGCCTCCACTGATGGAAGGACCGCGGGAAGTGCTTACAATGACATGATCGATCAAGTATTTTATAAG AATTATGATGCAGTGGTGGGTGATACAACAATCATTGCGAACAGATCATTATACATAGACTTCACCTTACCATACACCGAATCGGGGGTTGCAATGCTTGTGCCATACAAGGACAGAAAGAACAAGAATGCTTGGGTTTTCTTGAAGCCACTCACTTGGGACCTTTGGTTAACGACCGGATGCTTCTTTGTGTTTATAGCACTAGTCGTGTGGATTCTCGAACACCAGATTAATGAAGAATTCAGGGGTCCAGCTGCGCATCAAGTTGGCACGAGCTTCtggttttcattttcaatcatGGTCTTTGCACAAA gGGAGAGAGTATTTAGCAACCTAACCAGATTTGTTGTGATCGTGTGGTTTTTTGTGGTACTTATACTAACGCAAAGTTATACGGCAAGTTTGAGCTCTCTTTTGGTGGTGCAAAATCTTCAACCAACTATGGCTAATATTGATCAGCTTCTAAAGAGTGGAGaaaaagtgggtttccagcacgGCTCTTTCGTTTATGGAATGCTAAAGCAAATGAAGTTCGATGATTCGAGACTTATATATTATCAGTCTCCTGAAGAATGCAACACGCTTCTTTCCAAGGGAAGTGCAAAGGGCGGGATTGCAGCAGCATTTGATGAAATCCCCTACATTAAACTTGTTTATTCTCAATATTGCAATAAATATACCATGATCCCGACATTCAAAACTGCTGGATTTGGCTTC ATTTTCCCCAAAGGGTCTCCGCTAGTACCAGATATTTCGCAAGCAATCCTTAACATAACTGAAGGGCCTAAAATGATTGAAATCGAAAACACATGGTTCCCATCGAAATCCAATTGCTTGGATTCAACTAACTCGATTTCTTCCAACAGCTTGGATCTTGACAGTTTCTGGGGCCTATTCTTGATTGCTGGAGCTGCTGCAATTCTACCTCTCTTCATTTTCATGGTCATGTTCGTTAAAAAAAGTTGGCATGAAGTAACAAGTTCTTCAGGTTCATTGCAGGAGAAAATTGTTGCATTGGGAAGAAGATTTTACCAAAGGGACCTCAATCCGTATACTTCTAGGGAAGCCAAAGATAGAAATACAAATGATGGTGGCAATGAAGCTGTTGAAACTTCAGAAAACACTAACTTCCCTTTGAGTCCGTCAAGAGACTTCAGCAAAAACGACGATATAAACAATGAGCAAGGCACATTATCTACAGAACAAGGACTTTCTAATCATGTAGATGAAGGGTGTCCAACGTAG